From Erinaceus europaeus chromosome 9, mEriEur2.1, whole genome shotgun sequence, one genomic window encodes:
- the LOC103122994 gene encoding keratin-associated protein 19-3-like, translating into MSYYGSYYGGLGYGYGSFGGLGSGYGCGCGSFGRLGWGSGFGGYGYGSGYGGYGYGSGFGRYGYGCCRPSCYGGYGFSRFY; encoded by the coding sequence ATGAGCTACTACGGCAGCTACTATGGAGGCCTGGGCTACGGCTATGGCAGCTTCGGAGGCCTGGGCTCTGGCTACGGCTGTGGCTGTGGCAGCTTCGGCAGActgggctggggcagtggctttGGAGGCTACGGCTATGGCTCTGGTTATGGAGGCTACGGCTACGGTTCAGGCTTCGGAAGATACGGATATGGCTGCTGTCGTCCATCTTGTTACGGAGGCTATGGATTCTCAAGATTCTACTGA
- the LOC132540261 gene encoding keratin-associated protein 19-3-like, translating to MSYYGNYYGSLGYGYGGFKGLGSGYGCGCGTFSKLGWGSGFGGYGYGSGYGGYGYGSGHGGYGYGCCRPSCFGRYWSSRFY from the coding sequence ATGAGCTACTACGGTAACTACTATGGCAGCCTGGGCTACGGCTATGGCGGCTTCAAAGGCCTGGGCTCTGGCTACGGCTGTGGCTGTGGCACCTTCAGCAAActgggctggggcagtggctttGGAGGCTATGGCTATGGCTCTGGTTATGGAGGCTACGGCTATGGCTCTGGTCATGGAGGCTATGGGTATGGCTGCTGTCGTCCATCCTGCTTTGGAAGATACTGGTCTTCTAGATTCTACTGA